Genomic DNA from Methylocystis sp. MJC1:
ATAGCCGGTGATGAACATTACGTGCAGTGCATGACGGCGGAACACCGCCTCGCGCGCAAGCCGGGCGCCGTCCATCTCCGGCATGACGATATCGGTGATCATCAGCGAAATATCGCCGCGGGCGCGCAGAAGCCGGATCGCCTCCTTGCCGCTTTCCGCCTCGAGCACCGTGTAGCCAAGCTCGCGCACCCCTTGCGCGGTGGCCTGCCTCGCTTTTTCGTCGTCTTCGACGATAAGCACGATCTCCCCGGGCCTGCCGCGCGGAAACTCCTCTTCCGGCGGCTGCGGCTGCGGCTGCGGGGGGGCCTCTACTGCTTCGCTGTCTTCGAGATAGCGCGGAAGATAAAGCTTAAGGCAGGTTCCCCGGCCCACCTCGGAATAGATTTTGATATGCCCGTTGGATTGGGTCGCGAAGCCATGGGCCTGCGAAAGCCCAAGCCCCGTCCCCTTGCCAATCGGCTTTGTCGTGAAAAAGGGATCGAAGGCTTTGGCGGCCACATCCGGGGGCATGCCGACGCCGGTGTCGCTGATGACGATCATCACATATTGACCCGGCCTGACCGACGGATTTTCGTCCGTGTAACAAGCGTCGAGCTCGGTGTTCTGGGTCTCGATGGTCAGCTGGCCGCCGGTCGGCATGGCGTCTCGCGCGTTGACCGCGAGATTGAGAACGGCGCTCTCGAGCTCATTGGCGTCGACTCTCGTCGGCCACAGATCGGGGGCAAGCACGGTCGCCAGATGAATATGCGCACCCAGGGTGCGATGAAGAATCGCCGACATGCCGATAACGAGCGAATTGACGTCGAGCGGCTCCGGGTTGAGCGGCTGGATGCGGGAAAACGCCAGCAGCCGACGGACGAGCGCCGCGGCGCGATCCGCTCCGTCCATCGCCGAGTCGATCAGGGGGTCGAGGCCTCCCTCGTTCCGGCGCAGCTTGCGCCGTAATATGTTGAGGCTCGAGACAATGACGCCCAGCATATTGTTGAAGTCATGCGCGATGCCGCCGGCGAGATGGCCGAGCGCTTCGAGTTTCTGCGACTGGCGAAGCTGCGCTTCGAGCGAACCGCGTTTGGTCGATTCGGCGATGAGCTCGTTATAGGCAAGCTTCAAGCTTTCGCTGGATTTGCGCAGCGCGTGCAGCTGTCTCTCCGTCAGCAGAACCGCCAGGACGGCGACGCCGGCGATAAGCACGATCAAAGACCCGATCGCCGTTTGCAGCGTGTCCGTCGCTTCCGACATCTGCAAGTCTCTCTGGCGATGAAGCGCGTCCTCCTGCGCGATCATCTCCGCAACCAGCGCGTCGATCCGATCGGTTAGCGCTTTGCCCTCGCCGGTCCGCACGATTTCCGCCGCAGCCTCGAAATCGCCGGCTCTCATAATATCGATCTTGTGCTGGAGCTGCTCGAGGCGCTCCTCGATCAGCGGACGGAGTTCCGAGAGCCGCTCCGCCTGCTCGGAATCATCCGCGACCAAGGCGCCGACTTCCGCCAGCCCTTTTTCGAGCTGCGTTGCGATTTCATCCTTTGGCCTGAGATAGGCGCGGTCGCGCGTGATGATATAGCCGCGCTCCTCGCTTTCGGCGCGGCGGATGGCGCCGTCGAGCCGGTAGAGCGCGCTCTCGACCACGAGGGTGTGGCGCACCCACGCGCCGCTCTCGCGCCGCTGCTGTTCCGTGCGCGCGGTGACGAAGCCCGCGAAGGCGAGAATCGCAAACGCGACAATCAGGCTGATTGTCTCGACGGACAGGAACTTCCGCGTCTCGGCCATGCGAGTCCATTACGCGACTGATCAGGCGATTTTATGCGACCTTGGGCGCATAACCAACTTAGCTGATCGAACCGCCCGCCGCCTGACCGCGTCGAACTCTTATACCATTTCCGCTTGGACAGCTCGCATTCGGACTCATCATTCCCCGCGGGCTGACAGCCTAGTTGGGATCCAGAGCCACAAGAACGCTAGCTTTGTTCTGGATCCCCGATCGCTCGAGCGTGGGGAATGACAATGAACCAGTCGAGCGGAATCCGTATTACCCCTTGGGGACTTCGCGCACGGCGCCGCGCGCCGCGCTGGTCGTCATGGCGGCATAGGCGCGCAACGCCGTCGTGATCTTGCGGGGCCGCGGGGTAGCGGGCGCAAAGCCCTTGCCGGCTTGAACCGCGCGGCGGGCGAAAAGTTCCGTCTCGCTTACGGCGAGTGTGATTTTTCTGCCCGGAATGTCGATCTCTATCGGATCGCCGTCCTGCACCAGCGCGATCATCCCGCCCTCGGCCGCTTCTGGCGAGACATGGCCGATCGAAAGGCCCGAAGTGCCGCCCGAGAAGCGCCCATCGGTAATGAGCGCGCAGGCTTTGCCGAGCCCCTTCGATTTCAGATAGCTCGTGGGATAGAGCATCTCCTGCATGCCGGGGCCGCCGCGCGGACCCTCGTAGCGGATGACGACCACGTCGCCGGCCGTCACCTCGCCCGTCAGAATACCGGAGACCGCCGCATCCTGGCTCTCATAGACGCGCGCCGGGCCGGAAAATTTCAGGATCGAGTCGTCGACGCCCGCCGTCTTCACGATGCAGCCGTCCTGCGCAAGATTGCCGAACAGCACGGCGAGGCCGCCGTCCTTCGAGAAGGCGTGGGCGGCGTCGCGGATCGCGCCTTTTTCGCGGTCGCTGTCGAGCCCGTCATAGCGGCGCTCCTGGCTGAAGGCCTCCTGGGTCGGCACGCCGCCCGGCGCGGCGCTGAAGAGGGTCCTCGCTGTATTGCTGGTGGTCACGCCGATGTCCCATTGGGAGATGGCGTCGGATAATGTGGCGCTGTGGACCGTGGGCCTGTCGCCATGCAGCAGGCCGGCGCGCAAGAGTTCGCCCAGGATGGCGATGACTCCGCCGGCGCGATGCACGTCCTCCATATGCACGTCTGGCACGGAAGGCGCGACCTTGCAGAGCACCGGCACGCGACGCGACATGCTGTCGATGTCCGCCATGGTGAAATTCACTTCCGCCTCATGCGCGGCGGCGAGGAGGTGCAGCACTGTGTTGGTCGAACCGCCCATGGCGATGTCGAGCGCGATGGCGTTTTCGAAAGCGTCAAAAGTGGCGATCGAGCGCGGCAGCACGCTTTCGTCGTTCTGCTCGTAATAGCGGCGCGCGAGATCGACGATGAGATGGCCGGCCTCGACGAAGAGGCGCTTGCGGTCGGCGTGGGTCGCGACGAGCGTGCCATTGCCGGGCAGCGAGAGACCCAGGGCCTCGGTGAGGCAGTTCATGCTGTTCGCCGTGAACATGCCGGAGCAGGAGCCGCAGGTCGGACAGGCGGAGCGTTCGATCGCCGTCACGTCGCTTTCGGCCACCTTGTCGTCCGCGCCAGCGACGATGGCGTCGACGAGGTCGAGCGCATGTTCTTTGCCGGCGAGCACGACCTTGCCGGCCTCCATCGGTCCGCCGGAGACGAAGACCGCCGGGATATTGAGCCGCAACGCCGCCATCAGCATGCCGGGCGTGATCTTGTCGCAATTGGAGATGCAGACCATCGCGTCGGCGCAATGGGCGTTGACCATATACTCCACGCTGTCGGCGATGATCTCGCGCGAGGGCAGGGAGTAGAGCATCCCGTCATGGCCCATGGCGATGCCGTCGTCGACCGCGATGGTATTGAACTCTTTGGCGATGCCGCCCGCCTTCTCGATCTCGCGGGCAACGAGCTGGCCCAGATCCTTCAGATGCACATGGCCGGGGACGAACTGCGTGAAGCTGTTGACGACGGCGATGATCGGCTTGCCGAAATCCTCGTCCTTCACGCCCGTCGCACGCCAAAGGCCGCGCGCGCCCGCCATGTTGCGGCCGTGGGTGGTGGTGCTGGAACGATAGGGAGGCATGGGCGAACTTTCCTGTCATCAACCGGGTTTCGGAGGCGATAGCCCAGCCGGCGCGCCCCCGCAAGGACCGCGAGCCTTCCGGCTCGCTCGAAACATGCGCGCCTGAAGGCTCGCGGTCCGGGGGCCGACGTCTACATATGTCTTGAGAACGAAACGCGCTATGATGCCATCATGGCCGCGCTTCCCAAAGATCGCATGACCGTCGAGGAATATCTCGCCTGGAGCGAAAGCCAGGAGGGACGCTACGAGCTTATCGATGGCGTGGTCTACGCTCAGGCATCAGAGCGGGCGGCGCATGCGGAGATGAAAGGGCTGGTATTCCTCGCGCTCAGTAAGGCGATCCGCGATAAGGGGCTGCAATGCCGCGCCTTGGTCGACGGCATGGGGGTGCGCGTCGGCGCCAAGACTGTGTTCGAGCCCGACGCCATGGTCTATTGCGGACTGAGGCTGCGGCCTGACGCGCTGCTGGTCGAAAACCCCGTGATTGTCGTCGAGGTCATATCGCCGACCTCCGGGCGCAACGACAATACCCGCAAGCTCGCCGGCTATTTCGCTGTGTCGAGCATCCGGCATTATCTGGTCATAGACCCAGACGACAGGCTGGTGGTGCACCATGAGCGCCGCGAGGACGGCGTGGTTGTGAGCCACATACTGACGGATGGCAGG
This window encodes:
- the ilvD gene encoding dihydroxy-acid dehydratase; its protein translation is MPPYRSSTTTHGRNMAGARGLWRATGVKDEDFGKPIIAVVNSFTQFVPGHVHLKDLGQLVAREIEKAGGIAKEFNTIAVDDGIAMGHDGMLYSLPSREIIADSVEYMVNAHCADAMVCISNCDKITPGMLMAALRLNIPAVFVSGGPMEAGKVVLAGKEHALDLVDAIVAGADDKVAESDVTAIERSACPTCGSCSGMFTANSMNCLTEALGLSLPGNGTLVATHADRKRLFVEAGHLIVDLARRYYEQNDESVLPRSIATFDAFENAIALDIAMGGSTNTVLHLLAAAHEAEVNFTMADIDSMSRRVPVLCKVAPSVPDVHMEDVHRAGGVIAILGELLRAGLLHGDRPTVHSATLSDAISQWDIGVTTSNTARTLFSAAPGGVPTQEAFSQERRYDGLDSDREKGAIRDAAHAFSKDGGLAVLFGNLAQDGCIVKTAGVDDSILKFSGPARVYESQDAAVSGILTGEVTAGDVVVIRYEGPRGGPGMQEMLYPTSYLKSKGLGKACALITDGRFSGGTSGLSIGHVSPEAAEGGMIALVQDGDPIEIDIPGRKITLAVSETELFARRAVQAGKGFAPATPRPRKITTALRAYAAMTTSAARGAVREVPKG
- a CDS encoding Uma2 family endonuclease yields the protein MAALPKDRMTVEEYLAWSESQEGRYELIDGVVYAQASERAAHAEMKGLVFLALSKAIRDKGLQCRALVDGMGVRVGAKTVFEPDAMVYCGLRLRPDALLVENPVIVVEVISPTSGRNDNTRKLAGYFAVSSIRHYLVIDPDDRLVVHHERREDGVVVSHILTDGRVTLDPPGLSFGFEELYGPA
- a CDS encoding CHASE3 domain-containing protein, producing MAETRKFLSVETISLIVAFAILAFAGFVTARTEQQRRESGAWVRHTLVVESALYRLDGAIRRAESEERGYIITRDRAYLRPKDEIATQLEKGLAEVGALVADDSEQAERLSELRPLIEERLEQLQHKIDIMRAGDFEAAAEIVRTGEGKALTDRIDALVAEMIAQEDALHRQRDLQMSEATDTLQTAIGSLIVLIAGVAVLAVLLTERQLHALRKSSESLKLAYNELIAESTKRGSLEAQLRQSQKLEALGHLAGGIAHDFNNMLGVIVSSLNILRRKLRRNEGGLDPLIDSAMDGADRAAALVRRLLAFSRIQPLNPEPLDVNSLVIGMSAILHRTLGAHIHLATVLAPDLWPTRVDANELESAVLNLAVNARDAMPTGGQLTIETQNTELDACYTDENPSVRPGQYVMIVISDTGVGMPPDVAAKAFDPFFTTKPIGKGTGLGLSQAHGFATQSNGHIKIYSEVGRGTCLKLYLPRYLEDSEAVEAPPQPQPQPPEEEFPRGRPGEIVLIVEDDEKARQATAQGVRELGYTVLEAESGKEAIRLLRARGDISLMITDIVMPEMDGARLAREAVFRRHALHVMFITGYSQHAIARDGMLDPDVNLLTKPFSLAQLARKIRDVLDARGDLPKGKP